Proteins from a genomic interval of Yarrowia lipolytica chromosome 1E, complete sequence:
- a CDS encoding uncharacterized protein (Compare to YALI0E19558g, similar to Saccharomyces cerevisiae YCR061W; ancestral locus Anc_6.329, weakly similar to uniprot|P25639 Saccharomyces cerevisiae YCR061w) encodes MKVSILLAAATAASAIALPQLHRRHEGHDETEATGITNTPHSNDKTNINDINDNNDATSPSAHSHSNTHSGNSTHDNEDMMEPNPASMNGGHHSHGLPILAHPEKLEPQQLAYWTAYDPTNFFNTETPGQSLLTWHILMVATAWIGVYPIAVMLSSAKSGLYLPVQTAQVVMVALGAIFLGMYGSSPEVEKMYPGAIYGKFTVLVLILSLVHYLAALLTSLAYRDTTPNDSDPRQLAEAFQLQPYHRVSDSDSDHTLNGTPSATPSVPQPSKFRISEDAEDDTPMSPCQYYGDDECGGAEAASSSSMRPQPFEQKMEDKWVARLMANSHVSSTVDRFGALANFVHTYLQGIMLLVAFAYVICGVVTGCRLGMGHNVFNILAHFIKGGVFTVLGLFTFARYVGVFTDKGWAWNLNQEQVNSVKMLHSRSRANSRGSRRRARSSPPAPTKMTALSVARTAVSKVFGVLAFLKPQSFTFEFVESALILIYGVPNIFMEHLASKDGHWTPADLQHASIAFMFIGGGLSGVLLESALVRKLLSSKTYPMSFNPFPALTIFWTGILMSQHAQALPLSTAIHTQWGYLLAIGAVFRGITYLQYFIVYSQALARLDGGAEMNVDQLTLPSRPFTEIVASFCLISGGLVFMQSNRETVEAFVYRGIDSMFTLNVTVGVTSFIMAWELVVLAIKGWASRRKRV; translated from the coding sequence ATGAAAGTGTCCATTCTCCTAGCAGCGGCTACTGCAGCCTCCGCAATTGCTCTCCCACAACTCCACAGACGTCACGAGGGACATGATGAGACAGAAGCCACGGGCATCACCAACACACCCCACAGTAACGACAAGACAAACATCAACGATATCAACGATAACAACGATGCAACCTCGCCATCAGCACATAGCCATAGCAATACCCACAGCGGCAACTCGACACACGACAATGAAGACATGATGGAACCCAACCCAGCATCAATGAACGGAGGCCACCACTCCCACGGCCTGCCCATTCTGGCGCACCCCGAAAAACTCGagccccagcagctggCGTACTGGACCGCCTACGACCCCAccaacttcttcaacacAGAAACCCCCGGCCAGAGCCTTCTCACCTGGCACATCCTCATGGTGGCCACCGCTTGGATCGGCGTCTATCCCATCGCGGTGATGTTGTCGTCGGCCAAATCGGGCCTGTACCTCCCGGTCCAGACCGCCCAAGTGGTCATGGTGGCGCTCGGAGCCATTTTCCTAGGCATGTACGGATCGTCCCCCGAGGTGGAAAAGATGTACCCCGGCGCCATCTACGGAAAGTTTACCGTGCTCGTTCTCATCCTGTCGCTGGTGCACTACCTGGCGGCCCTGCTGACCTCGCTCGCCTACCGAGACACCACACCCAACGATAGCGACCCCCGCCAGCTGGCCGAGGCGTTCCAGCTGCAGCCCTACCACCGGGTCAGCGACTCCGACTCAGACCACACCCTCAATGGCACTCCCTCCGCGACCCCCTCCGTTCCCCAGCCCTCCAAGTTCCGAATCTCCGAAGACGCCGAGGACGATACCCCCATGTCTCCCTGCCAGTACTACGGAGACGACGagtgtggaggagccgaGGCTGCTTCTTCGTCCTCGATGCGGCCCCAGCCCTTTGagcagaagatggaggacaAGTGGGTCGCACGGCTGATGGCCAACTCCCATGTCAGCAGCACCGTCGACCGGTTCGGAGCCCTGGCCAACTTTGTGCACACCTACCTCCAGGGCATTATGCTGCTCGTGGCGTTTGCATACGTGATCTGCGGCGTGGTGACTGGCTGTCGCCTAGGCATGGGCCACAATGTGTTCAACATTCTCGCTCACTTTATCAAGGGCGGTGTCTTCACCGTGCTCGGTCTCTTCACCTTTGCTCGTTACGTCGGCGTCTTCACCGACAAGGGCTGGGCCTGGAACCTGAACCAGGAGCAGGTCAACAGCGTCAAGATGCTGCATTCTCGAAGCAGGGCCAACTCGCGCGGTTCTCGACGACGAGCGCGATCTTCTCCCCCCGCTCCCACCAAGATGACTGCTCTGTCTGTGGCTCGAACCGCAGTTTCCAAGGTGTTTGGCGTGCTGGCCTTCCTCAAGCCCCAGTCCTTCACGTTTGAGTTTGTCGAGTCCGCGCTCATTCTCATTTACGGCGTGCCCAACATCTTCATGGAGCACCTCGCTTCTAAGGACGGTCATTGGACGCCCGCAGACCTGCAGCATGCCTCCATTGCCTTCATGTTCATTGGCGGCGGTCTGTCTGGCGTGCTGCTCGAGTCTGCCCTGGTGCGAAAGCTTCTGAGCTCCAAGACGTACCCCATGTCCTTTAACCCCTTCCCCGCGCTCACCATTTTCTGGACCGGCATTCTCATGTCCCAGCACGCCCAGGCGCTGCCTCTGTCCACTGCTATCCACACCCAGTGGGGCTACCTGCTGGCCATTGGCGCCGTCTTCCGAGGAATCACCTACTTGCAGTACTTTATCGTGTACTCGCAGGCTCTGGCTCGACTTGACGGGGGTGCTGAGATGAATGTGGACCAGCTGACTCTGCCCAGCCGTCCCTTCACGGAAATTGTGGCATCCTTCTGTCTCATTTCTGGTGGTCTGGTATTCATGCAGAGCAACCGAGAGACGGTCGAGGCGTTTGTTTACCGGGGCATTGACTCCATGTTCACTCTCAACGTGACTGTGGGCGTCACCTCGTTCATCATGGCATGGGAGCTTGTGGTTCTTGCCATCAAGGGCTGGGCTTCTCGACGGAAGCGAGTTTAA
- a CDS encoding uncharacterized protein (Compare to YALI0E19657g, weakly similar to uniprot|P53839 Saccharomyces cerevisiae YNL274c similarity to glycerate- and formate- dehydrogenases), translating to MSTKPTIALAGGTSRFDQVLSRLEHFNTIFYPVPATKEELFKDCLPGGPLANVEGLFCSWPAFYAMGGLKTEEEIAQLPASLKVVALCATGYDQFNVAAFRKRGIIVTNTPSMEPSHSGEQVADIALYLSIGCMRKIPLFEGSFQREKNSIDARRVVAQGEFDPASGQVLGGPPSGFAFGDLTAKGPARMCRNRAVGVAGLGNIGKAIVRRLAPLGVEIHYYKRSELSAEELAASNLPSDLIFHSSFDDLCAASDQLILALPGGADTLNIVNKRTLNLMPRGASIVNIGRGTLINEDDLLEALGSKQIATAGLDVQVGEPFVNPKLFGRWDIQLLPHLGSGTEDNALAAELNVIDNIENVLNGGPGLHPVN from the coding sequence ATGTCTACGAAACCAACCATTGCGCTAGCGGGAGGGACGTCGCGGTTCGACCAGGTTCTGAGCCGGCTGGAACacttcaacaccatcttCTACCCCGTGCctgccaccaaggaggagctgttcAAAGACTGTCTACCCGGCGGTCCTCTGGCCAACGTGGAGGGTCTGTTTTGCTCCTGGCCGGCATTCTACGCCATGGGAGGCctcaagaccgaggaggagattgcccAGTTGCCGGCGAGTCTCAAGGTGGTGGCTCTCTGTGCCACGGGGTACGACCAGTTCAACGTTGCTGCGTTCCGGAAACGTGGCATCATTGTGACCAACACTCCGTCGATGGAGCCCTCTCACAGCGGCGAGCAGGTCGCGGACATTGCGCTCTATCTGTCGATTGGATGCATGCGCAAAATCCCCCTGTTTGAGGGCTCGTTccagagagagaagaactCGATCGACGCGCGGCGTGTGGTGGCGCAGGGCGAGTTTGACCCCGCTTCGGGCCAGGTTCTCGGTGGTCCGCCCTCAGGATTCGCCTTTGGAGATCTCACCGCGAAAGGACCCGCCAGAATGTGCCGAAACCGGGCGGTGGGCGTGGCGGGACTCGGGAACATTGGAAAGGCCATTGTGCGACGCTTGGCGCCTCTGGGGGTCGAAATTCACTACTACAAGCGATCCGAGCTGAGCGCTGAGGAGCTGGCGGCCTCAAATCTCCCCTCAGACCTCatcttccactcctccttTGACGATCTGTGCGCCGCTTCGGACCAGCTCATTCTGGCGCTCCCCGGAGGAGCAGACACCctcaacattgtcaacaaaCGGACCCTGAACCTCATGCCCCGAGGAGCGTCCATCGTCAACATTGGTCGAGGCACTCTCATCAACGAAGACGATCTGCTCGAGGCGCTGGGCTCCAAACAGATTGCCACCGCAGGCCTCGACGTCCAGGTGGGTGAGCCGTTTGTCAATCCCAAGCTATTTGGGCGGTGGGATATCCAACTGCTGCCCCATCTGGGCAGTGGAACCGAGGACAATGCCCTGGCGGCCGAGCTCAATGTGATTGACAACATTGAAAATGTCCTGAACGGCGGTCCTGGTCTTCATCCTGTCAATTGA
- a CDS encoding uncharacterized protein (Compare to YALI0E19635g, no similarity) — protein sequence MARRSFLPESFLWIFPLQQAAELIIALALFNKAYGLYALLCAFITPLSFTQVVMALVSLALVFPYAMSIPVIRALPVTGSGPGALASTMASISPSTMSPKDIINKIPIVLLACVLYTFDLVLTIFSGVIFAHDWAEDCEECDAAAAASTAASVSATLSDAVSATATATATATASVVSSAASAATSAVSSAVSSAASATSALVSAATSSALNVATSSVSPDDEMRVRFGLRDATDRDLSLDSASRGQETAATIIIAVFLLLVRIYFALLLLSYGIKLRALLKQLKTNQTQLQTHGHGSRLSVPEANPLRPWAQSRPSIGGGGIMEPNPGAGDTDPIQGTDFGPYSPDRSVPYYLDSLWRSFALKSFDFISGQKTSRDGVY from the coding sequence ATGGCCCGCCGAAGCTTTCTGCCCGAGTCGTTTCTGTGGATCTTCCCCCTGCAACAGGCCGCCGAGCTGATCATCGCGCTGGCGCTCTTCAACAAGGCGTACGGGCTCTATGCCCTTCTGTGCGCCTTCATCACGCCGCTCTCCTTCACCCAGGTGGTGATGGCGCTGGTTTCGCTGGCGCTGGTGTTCCCCTACGCCATGTCCATCCCCGTGATCCGCGCTCTGCCCGTCACGGGCTCGGGCCCGGGCGCCCTGGCCTCCACCATGGCCTCCATCTCCCCCTCCACCATGTCTCCCAAAgacatcatcaacaaaaTCCCCATAGTGCTGCTGGCCTGCGTGCTCTACACCTTTGACCTGGTGCTGACCATCTTCAGCGGCGTCATTTTCGCCCACGACTGGGCCGAGGACTGCGAGGAGTGCGacgccgccgccgccgccaGCACCGCTGCTTCCGTGTCGGCGACCCTGTCAGACGCCGTGTCTGCCACCGCCACTGCCACCGCCACTGCCACCGCGTCGGTAGTCTCGTCGGCCGCATCTGCCGCCACCTCCGCCGTGTCGTCGGCTGTCTCGTCGGCCGCGTCTGCTACGTCTGCCCTCGTGTCTGCTgccacctcctccgccCTCAACGTGGCGACCTCGTCCGTGTCTCCCGACGACGAAATGCGCGTCCGTTTCGGTCTGCGTGACgccacagacagagaccTGTCGCTGGACTCGGCGTCGCGAGGCCAGGAAACCGCCgccaccatcatcatcgcCGTCTTCCTGCTACTGGTGCGCATCTACTTtgccctgctgctgctgtcgtaCGGCATCAAGCTGCGGGCCttgctcaaacagctcaaaACCAACCAGACACAGCTCCAGACCCACGGCCACGGCAGCCGGCTCTCGGTGCCCGAGGCAAACCCTCTGCGTCCGTGGGCACAGAGCCGCCCCTCCATCGGCGGAGGAGGCATCATGGAGCCCAACCCGGGAGCCGGCGACACAGACCCCATCCAGGGCACGGACTTTGGGCCCTACTCGCCCGACCGCTCGGTCCCGTACTATCTGGACTCTCTTTGGCGGTCGTTTGCGTTGAAGTCCTTTGATTTCATTTCCGGACAGAAGACGTCGAGAGATGGCGTCTACTGA